In Corylus avellana chromosome ca2, CavTom2PMs-1.0, the following proteins share a genomic window:
- the LOC132171371 gene encoding germin-like protein subfamily 1 member 13 — MMKGVHFLAIVALLSLTSSLVSAEDPSPLQDICVAIDDPKSAVFVNGKFCKDFKLAEANDFFFEGLQNPGNTENPVGSNVTTVNVDQIRGLNTLGISLARIDFAPYGENPPHIHPRGTEILVVLEGSLYVGFVTSNPENRLFSKVLNKGDVFVFPIGLIHFQFNTGHTNAIAFSGLSSQNAGVITIANAVFGSNPPINPDVLAKAFQLDQKIIEYLQKTF, encoded by the exons ATGATGAAAGGAGTCCATTTCCTTGCAATTGTTGCTCTCTTGTCACTGACATCCTCTCTTGTCTCTGCCGAGGATCCCAGCCCACTTCAGGACATTTGTGTTGCAATTGATGACCCCAAATCTgccg TATTCGTGAATGGGAAATTCTGCAAGGATTTTAAGCTTGCCGAGGCAAACGATTTCTTCTTCGAAGGGCTTCAAAATCCTGGAAATACAGAAAATCCAGTTGGGTCGAATGTTACTACTGTGAATGTGGACCAAATACGAGGCCTTAACACTCTAGGCATATCGTTGGCTCGCATTGACTTTGCACCATATGGAGAAAATCCTCCCCACATTCACCCCCGTGGCACTGAGATTCTAGTTGTCCTAGAGGGCTCTCTGTACGTTGGTTTTGTCACATCTAACCCGGAAAATCGTCTTTTCTCCAAAGTTCTAAACAAGGGAGATGTCTTTGTGTTCCCAATTGGTCTCATTCACTTTCAATTCAACACGGGACACACCAATGCTATAGCCTTTTCTGGTCTAAGCAGCCAAAATGCTGGTGTTATCACGATAGCAAACGCTGTTTTTGGATCCAACCCTCCTATCAACCCTGATGTTCTCGCCAAGGCCTTCCAACTTGACCAGAAGATTATTGAATATCTTCAGAAAACATTCtga
- the LOC132169681 gene encoding E3 ubiquitin ligase BIG BROTHER-related-like: protein MASSGNTFYGFRFRVWQGRRPSPPISAHPHAAGEVAIEFRVTEWQRIEKFIGDDDHPVSIVPTRSPTRLRTFWVPKHAVLLRDGGARMLSVLLEVGAPAEHRQAVLRDISVAAAGGTGSAPIVVALEHMTVVSEEVDDDDDESEEVMDILLRESMAVDVGRPIPAARSAIERLEKVTFEDRLGWIGECIICTEEFEGGLELTRLPCSHVYHGGCIVKWLKMSRLCPLCRYPLPPVH, encoded by the coding sequence ATGGCGTCAAGCGGCAACACCTTCTACGGTTTCAGATTCAGAGTGTGGCAGGGGCGCCGCCCAAGCCCACCCATCAGCGCGCACCCACACGCGGCGGGTGAGGTTGCCATCGAATTTCGCGTCACCGAGTGGCAACGAATCGAGAAATTCATCGGCGATGACGACCATCCGGTGTCCATCGTGCCAACGCGATCTCCCACCCGATTGAGAACCTTCTGGGTCCCAAAACACGCGGTTCTGTTGCGTGATGGTGGAGCTCGCATGTTGTCAGTGCTTTTGGAAGTGGGTGCCCCCGCAGAACACCGCCAAGCCGTATTGCGAGATATCTCAGTGGCGGCCGCCGGCGGGACGGGAAGTGCGCCGATCGTGGTAGCCCTTGAACACATGACGGTCGTTTCTGAGgaggttgatgatgatgatgatgagtccGAGGAGGTTATGGATATACTTTTGAGGGAGTCTATGGCGGTCGATGTGGGCAGACCCATCCCGGCCGCTCGATCTGCAATCGAGCGATTGGAGAAGGTAACCTTTGAAGATAGGTTGGGGTGGATCGGAGAGTGCATAATTTGCACGGAGGAATTTGAGGGTGGGCTGGAGCTCACTCGGCTGCCGTGCTCCCATGTCTATCACGGAGGTTGCATTGTCAAGTGGCTGAAGATGAGTCGCCTCTGTCCCCTCTGCCGCTACCCATTGCCCCCTGTCCATTGA